The sequence CAAGAGCCACAAATACACATCCCACTGGTCCTTTTTGGAGTTAACATTGCTATTCCTCCCttcctggcacaggcaggaatgGATTTGCAAAACCatcttttaataaataaaggTTTGGAATTTGGTTACACAAACCTGTGCGTGGTCACAGGTGAAAAAATCTCCTCCTGGGCAGCATGGAAAGAAcatgggagagagggaaagaggatGGAATCACCCAGAGCAGTTTTTATTTGACTTTTGTAGCACTCATGGCTAACCTGTCCTAAAATcctctggccagcagctccttcctcctctctgtgtCCTGCCCATAGCTCAGGGCAAAGGGTGAGaacaagcagctgcagcaaggcaggaacatttgcaataaaaaaataaaatattcgTGCTGTCCTTTGTCATCAGCATTTGCagtgcttccagctctgctgttctgTGGCAAAACAGGagttaaaaatcagcattttaaaactgcttttgttCAAAGTTCCAGAGATTCCTTCTGATCATGTGAACAAATTGTGCTGCAAAGGGGAcgtggcactgccacccctgtgGGGACAAACCAACCCAGGGGATCTGAGTGGCACCTCCACACAAATCAGGTGTggttaaaaatttaaatacaacCTAAAAATATAACcctaaaaactgaaatacaacCTAAAATTGCaggtttaaaattttaaaattgttaaattttaaatttaaaaatataataataataataatataattttgtaGAGCTCAGCCCAACCCTCTCTGTCAATGCCAATTCAGTGATTACAACTCCCCAAAATGCACAAAGGATCCTCAGCCCAGAACAAAAATGTTCATGCAGGAGGTTatggcagcaaaggaaaaaattgggcagaatttgggatttatcTCCTATTTGGGATTTATCTCCTATTTGGGATTCATCTCTTATTTGGGATTTATCTCCTATTTGGGATTCATCTCCTTCATAAAGGAGGCAGAACAGTATTTGTGGGGTTTGAATGCTGCAGACTTTTCTCAGAGGCTTCTTTCCTCACCAGGGCCAGTTCCAGCACATGGAATGGGTGGGTATCAGTGAGGTTCTGCTTTTGCCAGCTGTGCTACAGCCACCCCTCACCTCCCCCAGTACTTCCATTCTGCTCTGGTGTCCTAAAAAATGCAATAAGttcagttaaaacaaaaaaggctcATCTTCCTGCTGCCTCATCCTTCTTTGAGGCTCCCAGGGTGAAGTGATCCATGACATTCAGCTTTCACAGAAAGAAGAGAATAGTTACTGCTccttgctcagaaaaaaaacccaaaaaaccaaaaaaacaacaaaactcagTATATCTTCCTATTTAGTAAACATTTCACAATTCATATTGTATTTTATGCCTTTTTGGCTTCTGACTCATTATTTTTGAATGATTAAGGATGAGAATGTTGTCTGTACACAGCACCTTTCccttttaaaagctgtgaagCACCTGAAATTCAGACTGTAAACTCCTCTGTGAGGAAAGCACCCTCTTCCAGGGATGTGTGCTGGGATTCAGGAAAAGTTGTTAATCCCTCAATTCTGCCTTCACAATTGTTTTCTACTGCTGTGAGGAAAGAGAATCTCTTCCTCCCCTTGGATTTTAGCATGAAGAACAGGCACTCTTCACTTCCACCGAATTTAAAATCAGAGTAAAAAGCTCTATTTacacagaactggaaaaaaaaaaaaaaaaaagaacagaaaacaattttactGTTCCTTTTCAAATGATCTGTGCACTCCCATTGCATAAAGTCCAGGACAGAGCAAAGGGTTTACAGCCAATAAATCTTGCATTCATGCACAAAGTCTCTGTGACATGGACACATCTGGGCAGATGTTGGATAATCTACTTGTCCCTTTTCACTTTGGTGCTTGTGATTCTCTCTGCCTGGTGTAAAAAACTGCCTAGAAGGGATTTCTTTTTGGTTAAAATTAAAGAACAAGATATTTTGCACATCTAATGTTCTCAATTCTGAAGTGTTCCTAAATATTAGGAAAACAATTGACTGACCATAAGAAGGAATCAGACTTCTAAAGAGTcatctatgaaaaaaaaaaaatcattaaaatcaGGCTGGAGAGGTGGAATTTCCACGGGCACAGGCAGGTTTAGGCCTGTGGAGGAATGAGATAACCTTGCCCTTGTGGCCTGGCTGAATTAGGAGGCAGTGCCAAAACCTCTGGAGGTGAGAGGTGCTTGGTTAAAAGATATCCATTAAGATATCTTCCTGCATGTTCAGATTTGATTTCTCTATCTGAGATTCAGGGAGGttgcaaaaacaaacactgcCCAGTAAAGACCAGGGCAAAGAGTTCCTGGCAGCCATTCCTTGGCAAACACAAGGGCGTGGTGATGGAAAGCAAGGCCAGAACGAGGGATGAGAAACAAATTGCCTCATTCTTCAGCTGGACAGGACAAAATCCCCCCCCCCATCCACAAGGACAGAGTTGTAGCAAAGATCTGATCACTTAAGAGTGAAACCGAGACACAGAAATCTCCAGAGAGGAGACAGGAGATGAACAACCACGTTCAGATTCGCAGATTGGCCACAATGGAGGAAAGAACTCccttccttcagcagctgctgtgggatgaCTGCAGGTAAATGCAGAgatggcacagccccagcctgccctgtCCCTCACACACACGCTGATTGCACGGACACACGGACGTGTTTGCCCAGgttctgctccagcctcctcccctgcccagctaGTTCTTGGCAGCACCGTGTGTGCCCAGGGCGAAGTCCACGGCCTGGTGCACGCTGtggaagagcagctgctcctcgcCCTCTTTGAAGAAGtcccctctgagcagggagctcctgACAGAGGGGCTGCACTGGGCCAGCAGCACGCGGACGCCGACGTCCCCGTAGTCCCTGCAGACCTCCTGCAGCGTGCGGATGCCGGCCGTGTCCAGGAACTGCACGGCACAGCAGTCGATCACTATGGTGTGAAACCCCACAggctccagccccaaatccacGGGGACgctgctctgcttctccccaGACCCcgcctccttctccttcagcatTCTCTTCGCCGCTTTCTTCCTGGCCGCCTTCACCCACAGGGGGTTGACCCCGGTTTGCTTGTAGAGGGTGGATTTGAAGCACTCCTTGTTGATGTAGTAGAGGGGGGCTTCAAATCGGAACACCACGACTCCAGGCTTGGTCTGCAGGTTCTTGTAGGCAGACAGGGACTCGTAGGTCTCCGACTCGGCCGCCCAGCCCAGCAGCGGCGCCTCCGGCCGCTGCGTGCGGAAGATGACGCAGAGCATGGAGAAGCAAACCCCCACCAGCAGCCCGATCTCGGTGCTGATCAGCGCCGTGGCCGCCATGGTGACCCCCCAGATCGCCGTGTCCACCTTGCTCAGGCGCCACATCTTGGGCAGGTCCCTGAACTTGCGCAGGGCTCCGCGGAGGTTGACGATGGTGATGACGGCGAGGACGCATTTCTGCAGCGAGTAGAACAGCGGCGCGATCACCAGGAGCACCAGCAGGATCACCAAACTGGTCACCAGCCCCGACATCTGCGTCCTGCAGCCCGTGGACTCCTTGACCAGGGTTTTGGCCAGGGCTGCGCTGGTGGTGAAGCAGTGGAAGAAGGAGGGGATGATGTTGCAGAAGCCGATGGCGTACATCTCCTGGTTGGCCCTCACGGCGTAGCCGTGCTTCTTGGCGAACATCTCCGAGAGCGAGACGGTGATGGCGAAGCCGATGATGGCGACGGGGATGGCGTCCAGCGCCACGCTGGGAAGCAGGCCCCAGGCCGGGGCCCGCGGCGGCAGGAACCCCGTGGGGATGTGGCCGGAGACGCTGGAGCCGTAATTCTCCCGGAGCTTCCCAAAGTGAGACGCCAGAGTGGCCGCCACGACCACGAAGAGCTCCACTGGGATTGGAGCCTTGAGCTTGGATTTGAAGCGCTCGTTGAGCTCTTTGGCTGGGATGAGCACCAGGAAGCACAAGGAGCTGGTGATGAGGTCGCAGATGTTGGTCCTGTGGATGCTCCTGAAGATGTTTATCCAGGTGGTGACCAGGGAGCCGATGCCCCCGCTCCGGGGGAtgtccagccccagcaggtACTTGACTTGTGAGGTCAGGACAGTGAAGGAGGCTCCTGTGACAAACCCACTGAGCAGAGAATCCGAGAGGTACACGGAGACAAAGCCCACCTGGAAAAAACCCATGGCCACCTGGAAGGAATCAAACACACACAACAGGTCAGGACACAAATCCCGCAGATTTTATCAGCTGGGATTAAAAAACCCAGCACTGTGCACGGCCCTGGAGGATGAGGCGTGGTCTGGGCAGAGAGAAAAGTCTCCAGTTTTCAAACCAGCCTTTTGGAGGGTCTTCATCCCCTCAACAAATGTTTATTGTTTGCTCTGCTAATCATCCTGGTggggaagacagaaaaaaagaaaagaaagaaagaaagaaagaaagaaagaaagaaagaaagaaagaaagaaagaaagaaagaaagaaagaaagaaagaaagaaagaaagaaagaaagaaagaaagaaagaaagaaagaaagaaagaaagaaagaaagaaagaaagaaagaaagaaagaaagaaagaaagaaagaaagaaagaaagaaagaaagaaagaaagaaagaaagaaagaaagaaagaaagaaagaaagaaagaaagaaagaaagaaagaaagaaagaaagaaagaaagaaagaaagaaagaaagaaagaaagaaagaaagaaagaaagaaagaaagaaagaaagaaagaaagaaagaaagaaagaaagaaagaaagaaagaaagaaagaaagaaagaaagaaagaaagaaagaaagaaagaaagaaagaaagaaagaaagaaagaaagaaagaaagaaagaaagaaagaaagaaagaaagaaagaaagaaagaaagaaagaaagaaagaaagaaagaaagaaagaaagaaagaaagaaagaaagaaagaaagaaagaaagaaagaaagaaagaaagaaagaaagaaagaaagaaagaaagaaagaaagaaagaaagaaagaaagaaagaaagaaagaaagaaagaaagaaagaaagaaagaaagaaagaaagaaagaaagaaagaaagaaagaaagaaagaaagaaagaaagaaagaaagaaagaaagaaagaaagaaagaaagaaagaaagaaagaaagaaagaaagaaagaaagaaagaaagaaagaaagaaagaaagaaagaaagaaagaaagaaagaaagaaagaaagaaagaaagaaagaaagaaagaaagaaagaaagaaagaaagaaagaaagaaagaaagaaagaaagaaagaaagaaagaaagaaagaaagaaagaaagaaagaaagaaagaaagaaagaaagaaagaaagaaagaaagaaagaaagaaagaaagaaagaaagagaaagaaagaaagaaagaaagaaaacctagggaaaaaaaaaaacaaaccacatttGAAACATTGTCTGCTTCTGCCGTTTCTCTTTCAGTTCCTCTAAACTCTGTGAACTTTGCAAGGATCTAAAACTTTTCTGGCGGCCTTTATCTGCCCTACACTGGAGTT is a genomic window of Ficedula albicollis isolate OC2 chromosome 13, FicAlb1.5, whole genome shotgun sequence containing:
- the LOC101811856 gene encoding sulfate transporter, with protein sequence MAAMAETNNIHAAMEGPEDDAKCSFHHRIFLEPQEKKTSMKALLVKQAKKTCSCTPAKIKDCILGFFPILQWLPKYKLREDLLGDVMSGVIVGVLLVPQSIAYSLLAGLEPIYGLYTSFFSCIIYCIFGTSRHISVSIFGVVCLMVGQVVDREVERAGYDLQPVLSALPGDSNSTRNGTEPLCDKGCYAMAVAATLTFISGVYQVAMGFFQVGFVSVYLSDSLLSGFVTGASFTVLTSQVKYLLGLDIPRSGGIGSLVTTWINIFRSIHRTNICDLITSSLCFLVLIPAKELNERFKSKLKAPIPVELFVVVAATLASHFGKLRENYGSSVSGHIPTGFLPPRAPAWGLLPSVALDAIPVAIIGFAITVSLSEMFAKKHGYAVRANQEMYAIGFCNIIPSFFHCFTTSAALAKTLVKESTGCRTQMSGLVTSLVILLVLLVIAPLFYSLQKCVLAVITIVNLRGALRKFRDLPKMWRLSKVDTAIWGVTMAATALISTEIGLLVGVCFSMLCVIFRTQRPEAPLLGWAAESETYESLSAYKNLQTKPGVVVFRFEAPLYYINKECFKSTLYKQTGVNPLWVKAARKKAAKRMLKEKEAGSGEKQSSVPVDLGLEPVGFHTIVIDCCAVQFLDTAGIRTLQEVCRDYGDVGVRVLLAQCSPSVRSSLLRGDFFKEGEEQLLFHSVHQAVDFALGTHGAAKN